The Pecten maximus chromosome 12, xPecMax1.1, whole genome shotgun sequence genome includes a region encoding these proteins:
- the LOC117339649 gene encoding WD repeat-containing protein 34-like: MFSDKILEAVSFRSSWKKERSLANGSAQTDDMETFERASQSIKRRDREVQTDDDGHQKFRLAEDTVGRLGEFLARIEPVISRELNKNLTSHAFDDFNIGWDEELGSVTSVHKLTNPEINGELHVTGVSWNSTGAVIAASYGRYDHEDWCTHKSALCTWNLERRNINENKPDTVIDLSTCLTCVAFHPKNPAIIAGGTYDGEVMMWDLSREDDMLVTSSGIGDDAHREPVTRVHWIPDTTTSKRDRYLLVSTSGDGKILVWKHDRKKDVIKLSNGFILMAQNLPKELKKSRGIRGDKEVGVTCLSYNCEDRDAFLIGSEPGAVFRCSMLSHGEPAGSHVISSVPLHSPVTFTYNPHHAPVYSAEFSPFHRNAFLSSSMDQTIRLYSMLQKQPVLTIEPGEGFISSTKWSPVRPSLIAATTESGHLLLYDLKNDQPVPIQKLEASINKSAVHTCQFNPHQFELLATGDGAGFVHVFRLSQDLKTANSKDIEAINVLVDIES; the protein is encoded by the exons ATGTTTAGTGACAAAATCTTAGAAGCAGTCTCTTTTCGTTCATCATGGAAGAAGGAGAG ATCACTGGCCAATGGCTCTGCACAGACTGATGACATGGAAACATTTGAGAGGGCATCACAATCTATAAAGAGAAGAGATAGAGAA GTACAAACAGATGATGATGGTCACCAGAAATTCAGGTTGGCAGAAGACACTGTCGGTCGTCTGGGAGAATTTTTAGCCAGGATAGAGCCAGTTATTTCCCGAGAACTTAACAAAAATTTAACAAGTCATGCATTTGATG ATTTTAACATTGGATGGGACGAGGAGCTCGGCTCTGTCACTAGTGTCCATAAACTCACAAATCCAGAAATAAATGGCGAG TTACATGTCACAGGAGTATCCTGGAATTCCACAGGTGCAGTCATCGCCGCATC ATATGGTCGCTATGACCACGAGGACTGGTGTACGCACAAGTCAGCATTGTGTACCTGGAATCTGGAGCGCAGAAACATAAACGAAAACAAACCTGATACAGTGATCGACCTGTCGACTTGTCTAACCTGCGTAGCATTTCACCCAAAGAATCCCGCCATTATCGCTGGGGGAACTTACGACG ggGAGGTAATGATGTGGGACTTGAGTAGAGAAGACGACATGTTGGTGACAAGCTCGGGTATTGGGGACGATGCACACAGGGAACCCGTGACTAGGGTACACTGGATACCGGACACTACTACCTCAAAGAGAGACCGGTATCTG CTTGTCAGTACCAGTGGCGACGGTAAAATATTGGTGTGGAAACATGACAGAAAGAAAGATGTCATCAAATTATCTAACGG GTTTATCCTGATGGCCCAGAACCTACCAAAGGAACTGAAAAAGTCACGTGGGATCCGAGGGGACAAAGAGGTTGGGGTGACATGCCTCTCTTACAACTGTGAGGACCGGGATGCCTTCCTCATAGGGTCAGAGCCCGGGGCGGTGTTCAGGTGTTCTATGCTGTCACATGGGGAACCAGCAGGAA GTCACGTCATCTCATCTGTACCACTCCACTCACCCGTGACCTTCACCTACAACCCACACCACGCCCCAGTGTACTCAGCGGAGTTCTCTCCCTTCCACAGAAACGCATTCCTGAGTTCATCAATGGACCAAACTATCAGGCTATATAgtatgttacag AAACAACCGGTACTGACCATAGAGCCAGGGGAGGGATTTATATCCTCAACCAAGTGGTCACCAGTCCGGCCATCTCTCATCGCAGCCACCACCGAGTCTGGTCACCTTCTACTGTACGACTTGAAAAATGATCAACCTGTACCGATACAGAAACTGGAGGCCAGCATCAACAAATCGGCAGTACACACGTGTCAATTCAACCCTCACCA GTTTGAGTTACTGGCGACGGGAGATGGAGCAGGGTTTGTCCATGTGTTCAGACTAAGCCAGGATCTCAAAACAGCCAACTCTAAAGACATAGAAGCTATCAATGTATTGGTTGACATTGAGTCTTAA
- the LOC117339439 gene encoding LOW QUALITY PROTEIN: RING finger protein 37-like (The sequence of the model RefSeq protein was modified relative to this genomic sequence to represent the inferred CDS: deleted 2 bases in 2 codons), whose product MLDDRCQKMLVDFCNGQFDARITCDKVSADYHEVTNLVSQDWAKRRRGFLAETFIKPPVSFTVAFPCNIEVFRIVIDPKVGRQTSSGIEIFTYSKKVDKCWLNGLSEQSNTDSTMKPASMIYQQVGKAMMQDPGILCFSNVQYRPFGEWHPDKNMPASTDFPNAQDLRHHKLSSLSFVSQISVRVSRTVNGSAVGIQRLEIWGQPSRSCRIEILNRVKALCLSSVPANVQDNASTVTKEVRNPVSNNISVDVYHEKGIEVPQDFVDKITCDIMTVPMLLPCGENIDQSTLEKHNSNEASWGRPPSDPYTGIHFHGNLQPIPNTSLKTRIDKFVLTHSETLGHLPRTLGKSNIYTSKRPLASKIVSPNMAYDNVQGSCKTPVNNKRTICDVTENSETAGRAKRLKNSVIYCKSIKSETKISATDCMTKIYKEPPSRTQTQTGDRSGTTHGDSLKYSLDSALASTLGSLPSFTKFSTASLKNQNSRNLKDVSSGEQMCCMCYKDGSMMYKGVCEHLMCRGCLTSNTGTLICSTCRAVWDRGEITRVHR is encoded by the exons GTTAGATGACCGATGTCAGAAAATGTTGGTAGACTTCTGCAATGGTCAGTTTGATGCCAGAATCACTTGTGACAAAGTCAGTGCTGACTATCATGAAGTGACTAATCTTGTGTCTCAAGACTGGGCAAAGCGAAGACGGGGATTCCTAGCCGAGACTTTTATAAAACCACCTGTT TCATTCACTGTTGCGTTTCCTTGCAACATTGAAGTGTTCCGCATCGTAATTGACCCCAAAGTTGGACGACAGACATCAAGTGGAATAGAAATTTTCACCTACTCGAAAAAAGTAGACAAATGTTGGCTAAATGGACTATCTGAACAGTCTAACACTGATTCAACCATGAAACCTGCAAGCATGATTTATCAACAAGTTGGGAAAGCTATGATGCAAGATCCAGGGATATTATGTTTCAGCAATGTTCAATATCGCCCTTTTGGTGAGTGGCATCCGGACAAAAACATGCCTGCTTCAACTGACTTTCCAAATGCTCAAGATTTAAGACATCATAAACTGTCTTCATTGAGC TTTGTGAGTCAAATTTCTGTAAGAGTGTCCAGAACAGTTAACGGGAGTGCTGTCGGGATACAACGTCTGGAGATTTGGGGCCAACCATCCCGCTCTTGTCGAATAGAAATCCTGAACAGAGTCAAGGCCTTGTGCCTGTCTTCAGTACCTGCCAATGTACAGGACAATGCCAGTACAGTGACCAAAGAAGTTAGAAATCCTGTCTCTAACAATATCAGTGTTGATGTCTACCATGAAAAGGGAATAGAGGTTCCCCAGGACTTTGTTGACAAGATCACTTGTGACATCATGACAGTTCCCATGCTGTTGCCGTGTGGGGAAAATATTGATCAGTCAACTTTGGAGAAACACAACAGTAATGAAGCCTCCTGGGGTCGTCCTCCGAGTGACCCTTACACTGGAATACACTTTCACGGAAATCTCCAGCCAATTCCTAATACCTCACTGAAGACTAGAATTGATAAATTTGTACTGACACACAGTGAAACTCTTGGCCATCTACCTCGTACCTTAGGGAAAAGTAACATTTATACCTCAAAACGACCATTAGCAAGTAAGATTGTGTCACCAAACATGGCATACGACAATGTGCAGGGAAGTTGTAAAACTCCTGTAAATAACAAAAGAACTATTTGTGACGTTACAGAAAACTCTGAGACAGCAGGCAGAGCGAAGCGGTTGAAGAATTCTGTAATATATTGCAAGAGCATCAAAAGTGAAACCAAAATTAGTGCTACTGATTGTATGACAAAGATTTATAAAGAACCTCCTAGTagaacacagacacagacaggagACAGGAGTGGGACCACACATGGCGACAGTCTGAAATACAGTCTCGATTCAGCTCTTGCTTCAACTCTTGGGTCGTTGCCTTCATTTACAAAATTTTCAACAGCTTCTTTGAAAAACCAAAATTCTAGAAACCTGAAAGATGTTTCCAGTGGTGAACAAATGTGTTGTATGTGCTATAAGGATGGTAGTATGATGTACAAGGGAGTGTGTGAACACCTAATGTGTAGGGGATGCCTCACAAGCAATACTGGCACTTTGATATGCTCAACATGTAGGGCAGTGTGGGatcgaggggagataactagaGTTCATAGAtga